Below is a window of Streptomyces spongiicola DNA.
TGTCCTCGACACCGGCCGCGGACCCGTCCTCGTCGACACCGGCTGGGACGACCCGGCATCCTGGTCGGCCCTCTCGGACGGCCTCGCCGGGCTGGGCCTCGCGGTGGCCGACGTCCACGGCGTCGTCGTCACCCACCACCACCCCGACCACCACGGGCTCTCCGGCAGGGTCCGGGAGGCGTCCGGGGCGTGGATCGCGATGCACGCGGCGGACATCGCCGTCGTCCGCCGCACCGGCTACACCCGGCCCGGGGCCTGGCTGGACTACCTGACCGGGAAGCTGGCCGCCGCCGGCGCGCCGGAGGAGCACCTGGCCCCGCTGCGCGCCGCCCGCGAGACCGGCGGGACGCGGACGCCGCCCGGGATGCGGGCGGCCCTGCCCGACCGCGAGATCGCCCCCGGTGAGCTGCTGGACCTGGCCGGACGGCGGCTGCGGGCGGTCTGGACCCCCGGTCACACACCCGGCCATGTGTGCCTGCACCTGGAGGAGGACCATCCGGCGAACCTCCCCGGCCGCGGCCGGCTCTTCTCCGGCGACCACCTGCTGCCCGGCATCAGCCCGCACATCGGCCTGTACGAGGATCCCGACGACGCCACGGTCACCGACCCGCTCGGCGACTACCTCGACTCGCTGGAACGCGTCGGACGACTCGGCGCGGCCGAGATCCTCCCGGCCCACCAGCACCCCTTCACCGACGCCCCGGCCCGGGTCCGGGAACTCCTCGCCCACCACGAGGAGCGGCTGACCGGGCTGCTCGCCCTCCTCGCCGCACCGCTCACCCCCTGGCAGCTGGCCGAGCGCATGGAGTGGAACCGGCCGTGGGACGACATCCCGTACGGCTCCCGCACCATCGCCGTCTCGGAGGCGGAGGCCCATCTGCGCCACCTGGTGAAACGGGGTCGCGCGGAGGCGGTGGCGGGCAGCGACCCCGTGGCGTACATCGCGGCAGCGGGCTGACGGACGCACCCCTGGCCCGGGCCCGCGCCCGGACCTTCGAGTGCGTCGCCGTCCGTGTCGCCCGGTGCGTTCCCACCACGGCCGGCGCCCGCCGGCACGGCCACACGGCCACACACCTCAAACCACAGACCGCAGGACCGCAAGACCGCAAGACCGCAGGACCGCAAGGCGGCAGACCACAGGACGGCAGACCACAGGACCGACAGGACCGCAGACCACACGCCCGGCGCCTCGTCGTCCGGCCCCTGATCGCCCACGATCACCGACGGACGGTCTGGATCCGCGCGGTCGCGGTCGCCACGGCCACGGTCTTCCCCTCGGGATCGACGAGTTCACCGGCGAGAAAGCACACCTCCTTGCCACGCTGCACCACGCGTCCCCGTCCCACCAGCCGTCCGGGCCGGGCGGGGCGGAGGAACTGGACATGCAGATCGAGGGTCGGAGCGAACTGGTTCTCCGGCAGCGACGCGACCAGCGCCGGCCCCAGGGTGTCGTCGAGCATCGCGGCCAGGAACCCTCCCTGGATCACGCCCACAGGGTTCGTGAACTGATCACCGGCGTGGAACGCCACCTCGATCGTCCCCCGCTCCGGATCCGCCCTCACCAGTTCCCAGCCGAGCAGCGTCGCCGCAGGCGGCGGTGGCACCCGCCCCGCCTGCACATCCCAGAACAACCCGCGTCTCCGCGTCTCCGTCTCCATTTCCGGCTCCGGCTCCATCTCCATGAGCCACATTGAACAGGCCACCACCGACAGCGGCCGGAAGCCGGACTCGCCCACCTCCTGCCGCACCTGCCGCACCTGCCGCACCTGCCGCACCTGCCAGGCTCGACGAACAGGCGGGCACATCATCGGGGCCACGCGTCCCCGGTGGAGCGGAACGGCGGACGGCCCCCGGCCCGCCCCCGCCCCCGCCCCAATCGCGCCCCGGCACGGGCCTGGGCGCACCCGTCGGCGACGCCGGTCCCACACGGTCCCTCCCCGGGCGCTCCCCGCCCGGCGCCCGTCCCGAGGGGCCGGGGTGACGGGCCGGTAGAGTGTGCGAGTCGTCATCACACCCGTACGGGGGAAAGCCGGCGCGATTCCGGCACTGACCCGCAACCGTGAGCCGCCCTGGTGGGCGGTGAGTCGGAACGCCCCGTGCCGGCGGTGACCGGCTCGTGCCGTCGGGACCGCCCGGTGGCAGGCACCGTCGAGGAATACGGAGCCGGAGCCCGGTGCCTCAGGGTGCCCGTGCCCGGCTCCCCGCAGGAGAGGCCCAGCCCGCCATGCCCGTACGCCGCAGCGCAGCCGCGCTCACCGCCGCCTCCGCCGTGCTCGCCGTGGCCGCTGCCCCGGCGGCGACGGCCGCCCCCACGCCCTCCCCCTCGGCCGCGCTCCCGGCCGGGCTGTACGGCACGAACGACCCCGCGTACGACGGTGTCTGGCGGCAGTCGCTGGCACTGCTCGCCCAGGACGTCGTCAAGACCGTGCCGGCGGAGCAGGCCGTCGGCTGGCTGGCCGGCCAGCAGTGCGACAACGGCGGCTTCGCGTCCTACCGCGCCGACGTGTCCAGGCCGTGCGACGCCAAGACGATGCTGGACACCAACGCCACCGCCGCCGCGGTGCAGGCCCTGCACGCCCTCGGCGGCCACCGGGGCGCCGTGGACAAGGGCCTCGGATGGCTGAAGTCCGTGCAGAACGAGGACGGCGGCTGGAGCTACAACCCCGGCATGCCCTCCGACGCGAACTCCACCTCCGTCGTGATCGGCGCGTTCGCCGCGGCCGAGGCGCGCCCCGGCGAGGTGAGGTCGAAGAGCGGCAAGGGCCCGTTCGACGCGCTCGTGACGTTCGCCGTGCCGTGCTCGGACCCGTCGGGCGGCGGCGCGTTCGCGTACCAGCCGGACAAGGCCGGCAAGCTCCTCGCGAACGGCGACGCCACGGCGGCCGCCGTGCTCGCCGGGCTGGGCCGCGGCCTGGTCGTCTCCGGCGCCGAGCCGGACGGATCCCCCGCCACCTGCCAGGCACCGGCGAAGGCCACCGCCGAGCAGTCGGCCCGCAACGGCGCCGCCTACCTGGCCGGGGCGCTGGCGAAGACCGGGCACCTGGACTCGCCGCCGATGCCGGGCGCCGACGACCCGGCCCCGCAGCCGGACTTCGGCAACACCGCGGACGCGGTCGTCGCACTCTCCGCCGCCGGACACGGCGACAAGGCGGACAGGTCGGTCGAGTGGCTGGCGGAGAACTCCGCCGGGTGGGCGAAGGACGGTGGCCCCGCCGCGTACGCGCAGCTGATCCTCGCCGCGCACGCCCACGGCGACGACCCGAGGGACTTCGGCGGCGCCGACCTCGTACGGCAGCTGAACGCGACCGGTCCCGCGCCGGTCTCCACCACCGCGCCGCCGGCCCCGAAGGCGCAGCGCGACGCGGCCGAGGAGGACAAGGGCGGCGACAGCGCCGGGATCTGGTGGATGGTCGGGGCCGGTGTCGCCGCGGGTGCCGGCATCGGGATCCTGCTCAGCGGCCGCAGGAAGAACAGGCAGCGGTGATAGGCGGGCGACTGACCGCGCTGGTCGTCGCGCTCGGCGCCGTTCTCGCGGCGCCGGGGGTGACGGGGCAGGCGCAGGCCGCCGGTTACCGCTACTGGTCGTTCTGGCAGACCGGCGGGAGCGGCTGGGCCTACGCCACCCAGGGGCCGGCGACGGCGCGGCCCGCCGACGGCACGGTGGACGGCTACCGGTTCTCCGTCAGCGCCGACTCCCAGGACGCTTCGAAGCCGCGGAGCGCTCCGTCCTTTCCCGAGCTGTGCGCGGACACGCCTGCGAGACCCGGCGCCAAGCGGGTCGGCGTCGTGATCGACTTCGGTACCGGAGCGGACGCCCCGGCCGGGGAGAAGCCCCCGTCGGCGCAGGCCTCCGGCTGCGCCTCCCTCCCGGCGGACGCGACCAGCGCGGAGGCCCTCGCTGCGGTGGCGGGGCCCCTCCGCTACGACTCGGCCGCGCTGCTGTGCGCGATCTCCGGCTACCCGGCGACCGGGTGCGGCGAGCAGGTGTCGGCCGGAGAGCGGGCGTCCGCGGAGCCGGGCGCGTCCTCGCCGTCGGCCGGGCAGGGGCCCGAGGGAGGGTCCGGGGCAGGAGCAGACGAAGCAGGAGCCGACGAGGCGGGAGCGACCGGGGCAGGAGCCGACGGGGCAGGAGCGGCCGCCGGGAAGGACACCGGAGAGGACACCGGGGAGGACACCGGGGAGGGGGCCACGGCGGCCGAGGGCGCCGAAGAGGGCCCCTCGCTGGGGCTCTTCGCGGGCGTCGCGGCCGTCCTCGCGCTGGGCGGGGCGGCGTTCTGGCAGTCCCGCCGCCGCGGATGAGCCGCCCACCCCTGCCCGCACCGGCCGGCGGGGCCGCCCGGCCGCACGGAGCGCGGCGCCCCGGCCGGCTGCTCGGCGGTGTCCCGTGCCCCGCTCCGGCCGGCCGCGCGCGGGGCGCGGAGGGCGGCGACGGCGGTGGGGGCGGTGCAGAGGAACCGGCCGGCCGCGCGCGGGGCGCGGAGACGGAGCCCGGGACCGGGGCGGGTTCCACGTCCACGGGCGGACGCCGGGGGTACCGCCGGCCGACGGCGGAGCGCCCGCCACCTGGCGGTTCGCTCCGTGCGCCCGGCGCCGACCGGAGCAACGCCCTGCACGCCGGGGCCTGGTGGGTCTGGGCACTGGGCCTCGCCACCGCCGCTTCGCGGACGACCAATCCACTGCTGCTCGGACTGCTGGTGGGCGTCGCCGGGTATGTCGTGGCGGCCCGGCGCACCGATTCCCCCTGGGCGCGTTCGTACGGCGCCTTCGTCAAGCTCGGCCTCGCCGTGGTGGCCGTCCGGCTGGTGTTCTCCACCGTCCTCGGCTCGCCGATCCCCGGGACCCATGTCCTGGTCACCCTGCCCGAGGCGCCGCTGCCCGACTGGGCGCAGGGCGTCAGGATCGGCGGCCGCGTCACGCTGGAGCAGACGCTCTTCGCGCTGTACGACGGGGCGAAGCTGGCGACCCTGCTGATCTGCCTCGGCGCGGCGAACGCGCTCGCCAACCCGGCCCGGCTGCTGAAGTCCCTCCCCGGTGCGCTGTACGAGGCGGGGGTCGCGGTCGTCGTCGCCATGACGTTCGCGCCGAACATGGTCGCCGACGTGCTGCGGCTCCGAGCCGCGCGGAGGCTGCGGGGCCGTCCGGCCGGCGGGGTGCGGGCCGTCCTGCAGATCGGCGTGCCGGTCCTGGAGGGGGCGCTTGAGCGTTCGGTCGCGGTCGCCGCGTCCATGGACGCGCGCGGGTACGGCCGTACCGCGCGGGTGCCGCCCGCCGTCCGGCACACCACCACCGCCCTGGTGCTCGGCGGGCTGCTCGGGGTGTGCGCCGGTTCGTACGGGCTGCTCGCCGCGGAGGGCGCGGGCTACGGACTGCCCGTGCTCCTGGGCGGGTTCGCGGCCGCGCTCGGCGGGCTGTGGCTCGGCGGCCGGCGCCAGCTGCGCACCCGGTACCGCCCCGACCGGTGGGGGCCGCGGGCCTGGCTGGTGGCGGGGTCCGGTGCCGCCGTCGCGGCGCTGATGATCCGCGCCGAGACGTACGCGCCCGGCGCGCTGCATCCCGGTGTCGTACCGCTGACCGTGCCCGCCCTGCCCCTGTGGCCCGCGGTGGCGGTGCTGCTGGGCCTGCTGCCCGCGTTCGCGGCGCCCGTACCGCCGAAGGAGCCCTCCTCATGATCCGCTTCGAGAACGTCTCGGTGACGTACGGCGGCGCCGGAGCGGCGCCGACGGTCGCCGGGGTGGACCTCACCGTCCCCGAGGGCGAACTCGTCCTGCTGGTCGGGCCCTCGGGGGTCGGCAAGTCGACCCTGCTGGGGGCGGTCTCCGGGCTGGTTCCGCACTTCACCGGCGGCACGCTGCGGGGCCGGGTGACCGTCGACGGTCGCGACACCCGCACCCACCGGCCGCGTGAACTCGCCGACCTCGTCGGCACGGTGGGCCAGGATCCGCTCGCGCACTTCGTCACCGACACGGTCGAGGACGAACTGGCCTACGGCATGGAGTCACTGGGGCTGGCGCCGGCGGTGATGCGCCGGCGGGTGGAGGAGACGCTCGACCTGCTGGGGCTCGCGGAGCTGCGCGACCGCCCCCTCGCGACGCTCTCGGGCGGCCAGCGGCAGCGGGTCGCCATCGGGTCCGTGCTGACCCCCCACCCGAAGGTGCTGGTCCTCGACGAGCCGACCTCGGCGCTCGACCCGGCCGCGGCGGAGGAGGTGCTGGCGGTACTCCAGCGGCTCGTACACGACCTCGGGACGACGGTGCTGATGGCCGAGCACCGGCTGGAGCGGGTGGTGCAGTACGCGGACCGGGTCGTCCTGCTGCCCGCGCCCGGTGAACCCCCGGTGGCGGGCGCCCCCGCCGACATCATGGCGTTCTCCCCGGTCCGCCCCCCGGTCGTCGCCCTCGGGCGCCTCGCCGGCTGGTCGCCCCTCCCCCTCTCCGTCCGCGACGCCCGCCGCCGCGCCGGGGACCTGCGCGTCAGGCTGGCGGGCTCGGCCCCGGGGACCGCGCGGCGCACCGGCCCGGCCGTGCACCCCGGGGACGCCCCGTCGTGCGCTCCCTCCGCGCGGGACGGCAGCGGGACGCCGGCCGCCCCGTCCGCGCCCGCGCCCCCGTCCGCGCCCCCCTCCCCGTCCGCGCCCGGGATCGCCTCCGTACCGGCCCCCGCCCCCGCTTCCGTCCCGGCCTCCACCCCGGCCTCCACCCCGGTCGGCACGGGAACGACCGGCACGGGAACGACCGGCACAGGGGCGACCGGCACAGGGGCGACCCGCACGGGGGCGACCCGCACGGACGCGAGCCCCACCGGCACCGACGGGCTCGGCACCGCAGCGCCGGGCACGACGGGCACGACGGGCACCGCTGCTCCCCGACCGGCCTCCCCCGCCCCGGCCCCGGCCCCCCGCGGACGGCGGGCCCCGGGGAAGCGAGGGCTGGGCGCCCTGCTCCCGTGGGCCGGGCGACGGCGGCCGGCGCGGGACGAAGCACCCGACGAGGAGACGCACGACCCCGCCGTACTCGCGGACGCGGCCCGGCTCGCGGTGCGGCACGGGCGGGTCGAGGCGCTGCGCCGGGTCGACCTGGCGATCGGGCCGGGGGAGACCGTCGCGCTCATGGGCCGCAACGGCGCCGGGAAGTCGACGCTGCTGGGCAGCCTCGTCGGGCTGGTCGAGCCCGCCTCCGGGACGGTCCGGGTCGGCGGGCGCACCCCCCACCGCACGCCGCCCGCGGAGCTGGTACGAAGGGTCGCGCTGGTCCCGCAGGAGCCCCGGGACCTGCTGTACGCGGACACGGTCGGGGCCGAGTGCGCCGCCGCGGACGCGGACGCCGGGGCCGCGCCCGGGACCTGCCGGGAACTCGTCTCGGCGCTGCTCCCGGGAGTGGCGGACGCCACGCATCCCCGCGATCTGTCCGAAGGGCAGCGGCTGGCGCTCGCCCTGGCGATCGTGCTGACCGCCCGCCCGCCGCTGCTCCTGCTCGACGAGCCGACCCGCGGACTCGACTACGCGGCGAAGTCGCGGCTCGTCACCCTGCTGCGCGGCCTGGCGGCGGAGGGCCACGGAATCGTGCTCGCCACCCATGATGTGGAACTCGCGGCCGAGATCGCGGACCGTGTGGTGATCCTCGCGGGCGGGGAGGTCGTCGCGGACGGCCCGACGGCCGACGTGGTCGTCTCCTCCCCCGCCTTCGCCCCGCAGATCGCCAAGGTCCTCGCCCCGGAGCCGTGGCTCACCGTCGCCCAGGTGGAGGCCGCCCTGTGAGCCCCGCCGACACCGGCGGCCGTCCGGGCAGCCGTGACACCCACGGCCGCCGGGCCCCGCACGACCACCGCGGTCCCCACGACCCTGACGACCACGACGGCCCTCGTGACCACCACGACCACCGCCCCCCTGACGACCACCACAACCCTCGTGACCACCACGACCACCGCCCCCCTGACGACCACCACGACCCTCGTGACCACCGCGGCCCTCTCGGGAAGACGGCCCGTCCCGTCCGGCTCGGCCCGCGGGCCGTCACCGCGCTCGCCCTGGTCAGCGCGATCGGCGTCGTCGCCTTCTGCTGGCCGCTGCTCGCCGACGCGGACTCCGCCGTCACCGGCCACGCACAGGACGCCCCCTGGCTGTTCGCCGCGCTGCTGCCGCTGCTCGTCGGTGTGGTGGTCGCCACCATCGCCGACGGGGGGATGGACGCCAAGGCCGTCGCCATGCTCGGCGTGCTCGCCGCGGCCGGTGCCGCGCTGCGGCCGCTCGGCGCGGGCACGGCGGGTCTGGAGCCGATGTTCTTCCTGATGGTGCTGAGCGGCCGGGTTCTGGGGCCCGGCTTCGGATTCGTCCTCGGCTCGGTGACGATGTTCGCGTCCGCGCTGCTCACGGGCGGGGTCGGGCCGTGGATGCCGTTCCAGATGCTCGCCATGGGCTGGTTCACGATGGGTGCGGGTCTGCTGCCGGGTGCCGACCGCCTCAGAGGCCGCGCGGAGCTGCTGATGCTCGCCGGGTACGGTTGCGCGGCGGCGTTCGCGTACGGCACGGTCATGAACCTCTACGGCTGGACGATCGTTCCGGGCCTCGCCTCGGGTGTCTCCTTCCAGGCGGGCGCCCCGGTCGCCGAGAACCTGGTCCGCTTCGGCGCGTATGTGCTCGCCACCTCCCTGGGCTGGGACCTGGGCCGTGCGGCCCTCACCGTCGTCCTGACCCTCGCTGCCGGTCCGACGCTGCTGAGGGCGCTCCGGAGGGCGACGAGACGGGCCGCGTTCGAGGCGCAGATCACGTTCGAGGCGGCCGGAACCACCACCGGGAGGTGAGGCGGCCCACAGGACCTTGGTCCCGGAACTATCGGCCCTCGTAGCCGTCGTCCGAGGAAGCCGGCTCCCGGGTCACCCCTCCCCATCTGCACATAAACCACATATGTCCAGTTTGGGACTCAAGACCCCTAATGCCCCCTTCACGTCGTATCCACGGCGTGAGCCCGGTCACGGCACGGGGCCCTCGGGGCTCGCTACAACTGTTCCCGTCGCACGGCGCAGCAGGGCCTGGAGCCCGGCACACGAGCCCGGCTCGGCCCGCCCCGCGCGACCCGGAGTCCCCGAACGTTAGGTAAGCCCTTGTCCCGCTCGCTGATCACCCGCGCCTCCACCCGCAGCAAGTCCCTCGCCGCCGGTACCGCCGTGCTTCTGGGTGCGGCCGGCGCGGTCATGGGGACGGCGTCGACGGCCTCGGCCGCGGCGCCGCAGGAGGTCGCGAAGCAGATGATGCCCGCCGCCCAGTTCCAGTGCTTCGACAAGATCGTCTCGAAGGAGTCGAACTGGAACCCCACGGCCACCAACGCCTCCTCCGGCGCCTACGGACTGGTCCAGGCCCTGCCCGGCGGCAAGATGGCCTCGGCCGGCGCCGACTGGAAGACCAACCCCGAAACCCAGATCAAGTGGGGCCTGGACTACATGAAGGAGCGCTACGGCAGCCCGTGCGGCGCCTGGAGCTTCTGGCAGGCCAACCACTGGTACTGAGCCCATCCGGACGGCGGACGACGGACGACGGACCGCCGCGCACAGCGGCCCCGGGCCCCGTGCCGACGCACCGTGCGCCGGCCCGGGGCCTTCGCCGTGGCGGGAGACCGGCGCCGCCGCGCGCGGACCGCCGCGCAGCCACCCGACCATCGTCCCGGGCCGCCGCTACTCCGCCCCCGAGCCACCCGACCCGGCCCAGCCCGGCCCGGCCCGGCCCGGGGCCTCTCCCGCTCCACCGCCACAGCCCTCCGGGCACCGCCCCGGACCACCACCCGGGCCTCTCCCGCTCCACCGCCCCGAACCGCCCGACGGGCCCGCCCGGGTGCCGAAGACGAACGGCGGCTCACAGCCGCTGAAGGATCGTCCCCGTCGCCAGCGCCCCGCCCGCACACATCGTCACCAGCGCGAACTCCTTGTCCGTCCGCTCCAGTTCGTGCAGCGCGGTCGTGATCAGCCGGGCGCCCGTCGCGCCCACGGGGTGGCCGAGGGCGATGGCCCCGCCGTTGACGTTGACCTTCGCCAGGTCCTGGTCGAAGACCTGCGCCCAGCTCAGCACGACGGAGGCGAACGCCTCGTTGACCTCCACGAGGTCGATGTCCCTGAGCGACATCCCGGCCTTCCCCAGCACCGTCCGTGTCGCGTCGATCGGCCCGTCGAGGTGGAAGTGCGGGTCCGCCCCGACGAGGGCCTGCGCCACGATCCGGGCGCGCGGCTTCAGCTTCAGCGCCCGCGCCATGCGCTTGGACGCCCACATGATGGCCGCCGCGCCGTCGGAGATCTGCGAGGAGTTCCCGGCGGTGTGGACCGCGGTCGGCATGACCGGCTTCAGCCCGCCCAGCGCCTCCATCGAGGTGTCCCGCAGTCCCTCGTCGCGGTCGACGAGCCGCCACATGCCCTGGCCCGCGTACTGCTCCTCCTCGGTCGTGGGCACCTGGACGGCGAACGTCTCGCGCTTGAAGCGCTCCTCGGCCCAGGCCGCCGCCGCCCGCTCCTGGGAGATGAGGCCGAGCGAGTCGACGTCCTCGCGGCCGAGTCCGCGGTGGCGCGCGATGCGCTCGGCGGCCTGGAACTGGTTGGGCAGGTCGACGTTCCACTCGTCCGGCCACGGCTTGCCCGGGCCGTGTTTGGAGCCGCTGCCCAGCGGCACCCGCGACATGGCCTCGACACCGCAGCTGATGCCCACGTCGATGACACCGGCGGCGATCATGTTGGCGGTCATGTGCGCGGCCTGCTGCGAGGAGCCGCACTGGCAGTCGACGGTCGTCGCGGCGGTCTCGCAGGGCAGCCCCATGGCGAGCCAGGCGTTGCGCGCCGGGTTCATCGACTGCTCACCGGCGTGGGTGACGGTGCCGCCGACGATCTGCTCGACGCAGTCGGCCTGGATGCCGGTGCGGCCCAGCAGTTCGCGGTAGGTCTCGCCCAGCAGATAGGCGGGGTGCAGGTTGGCGAGCGCGCCACCGCGCTTGCCTATGGGTGTGCGTACGGCTTCGACGATGACGGGTTCCGCGGCCATGAGCCTGTCCTCTCCTCAGCACCGGTGCGGGGCGTCCCGGCACGCCGCACCCGAGAACCGCAAGAAGAACTAGTACGCGTTCTAGTTCCCTAGCAGTCTTATGAGGGTTACCCCAGGTATGCAAGGCTCGTGCAGGCAGGAGTTCGCGCCATGCGTCTTGCCAGTTGGAGAACCCGTCACTACCTTGCGAAAGATTCTGATGGGTCGTCAGAATCGCGCAGCCACCGCACAGCTGTCCAGCCGCGAGACCTGGAGTTGCCGATGTCCTGCCCCCATCTCCCCGAAGGGTTCGACGCCACCGACCCCGACCTGCTGGAGAGCCGCGTCCCCCACGCCGAGTTCGCCCGGCTGCGGCGGACGGCCCCCGTCTCGTGGTGCCCGCAGCCACGCGGCGCCACCGGCTTCGACGACGAGGGCTACTGGGCGGTCACCCGCCATGCGGACGTCAAGTACGTCTCCACCCGCCCCGAGCTGTACTCCTCCCGCGAGAACACCGCGATCATCCGCTTCAACGGGCACATCAGCCGCGACCAGATCGAGGCCCAGCGGTTGATCATGCTCAACATGGACCCGCCCGAGCACACCCGGGTCCGCCAGATAGTGCAGCGCGGCTTCACCCCGCGCGCCATACGCGGCCTGGAGTCGGCACTCCGCGACCGCGCCCGGCGGATCGTCGAGGAGGCGAGCAGGGACGGCGGCGCAGGCGGCGGCGCGGGCGGCGGCTTCGACTTCGACTTCGTCACCCGGATCGCCGTGGAACTCCCGCTCCAGGCCATCGCCGAACTCATCGGCGTACCGCAGGAGGACCGGGCCCGGATCTTCGACTGGTCGAACAAGATGGTGGCGTACGACGACCCGGAGTACGCGATCACCGAGGAGATCGGCGCCGAGGCCGCCACGGAAATCATCGGCTACTCCATGAACCTGGCCGCCGCGCGCAAGGAGTGCCCGGCCGGGGACATCGTCACCCGGCTCGTCGCGGCCGAGGACGAAGGCAACCTCTCCTCCGACGAGTTCGGCCTCTTCGTACTGCTGCTGGCGGTGGCGGGCAACGAGACGACCCGCAACGCGATCAGCAACGGCATGCACGCCCTCCTCACCCACCCCGACCAGTGGGAGCTGTACAAGCGGGAGCGCCCGGCGACCGCCGCCGACGAGATCGTCCGCTGGACCTCGCCCGTGGTCTCCTTCCAGCGGACCGCGACCCGGGACACCGAACTCGGCGGCCGGAACATCAGGAAGGGCGACAGGGTGGGGCTCTTCTACTCCTCCGCCAACCGCGACCCCGAGGTCTTCGAGAACCCCGAGGTCTTCGACATCACCCGCGACCCCAACCCGCACCTCGGCTTCGGCGGCGGGGGCCCGCACTTCTGCCTCGGCAAGTCGCTGGCCCTCAGGGAGATCGACCTCATCTTCGGCGCGATCGCCGACACCTTCCCGGACCTGCGCCTGGCCGGCGACCCGCGCAGGCTGCGCGGGTCCTGGCTCAACGGGATCAAGGAACTCCGGGTCAGCACCGGGGGATAGCCTGTCGACCCGCGCCCGGACGCGGAGGCTGCGGGGCCCTGCCACCGAGCCCGCCCCCGCCTCCCCGTCCGGGCGGGTCACACCCCGTTCGAGTCGCCGTCCGGTTGCGACGATCCTATGATCGAAGATCCCTGTAACGACCACTCGGCCGACCGTCCGGCCGGCCATGCGACCGGAGGACCGTTTCACCTCGTTCGACCGGAAACCGGACGACCGGAAACCAGAGGTGGCCGCGGATGATCCGTCTCAGAGTCGTGCCGGCGATCCTCGCCGCGCTGCTGCTGGTCGCCACGGGCCTGACCGGCGCGCAGGCGCACACCGCGCGCCAGGAATTCGATCCCGCCCTGGTGGAAGCCCTCGACAGGGCCGTCGAGGACACCATGCGGGAGGCCGGGATCCCCGGCGCGATCGTCGGCATCCGGATTCCCGGCCGCGGTACGTACGAGAAGGCGTTCGGCGTTGCCGACAAGTCGACCGGCGCGCCCATGAGGACCGATCTGCACATGCGGATCGGCAGCGTCACCAAGACCTTCACGGTCACCGGCCTGCTGCAACTGGTCGACCAGGGCCGGGTCGGGCTCGACGACCCGGTCGGGAGGTACGTCGAGGGCGTCCCGGCGGGCGACCGCATCACCCTGCGCCAACTGGCCGACATGCGCAGCGGTCTGTTCGACTACTCCGAGGACGAGGAGTGGCGGAAGTCCCTCCTGGCCGACCCCCAGCAGACGTTCGCCCCTCGGCAGCTCCTCGACTACGCGTTCGCGCACCCGCCGAACTTCCCACCGGGCAGCCGGTGGGAGTACAGCAACACCAACACCATCCTGCTGGGGCTGGTGATCGAGAAGGTCACCGGGCAGCGGCTCGAGGACTACCTCCGGCAGCGCGTCTACTCCCCGCTGCGGCTCGGGCAGACCTCGTTCCCGACGGACGACACGATGCCCGAGCCGTACGCCCACGGCTACACCGACTACACCGACTACACGAAGTCCGGCACCACCAAGGCCACTCCGTCCGGCGGCACGCTCGACGCCGCCGACTGGAACCCGTCCTGGGCCTGGGCGGC
It encodes the following:
- a CDS encoding MBL fold metallo-hydrolase; its protein translation is MTRVTEHGGGVWSLQVPIPDNPLGHTLVHVLDTGRGPVLVDTGWDDPASWSALSDGLAGLGLAVADVHGVVVTHHHPDHHGLSGRVREASGAWIAMHAADIAVVRRTGYTRPGAWLDYLTGKLAAAGAPEEHLAPLRAARETGGTRTPPGMRAALPDREIAPGELLDLAGRRLRAVWTPGHTPGHVCLHLEEDHPANLPGRGRLFSGDHLLPGISPHIGLYEDPDDATVTDPLGDYLDSLERVGRLGAAEILPAHQHPFTDAPARVRELLAHHEERLTGLLALLAAPLTPWQLAERMEWNRPWDDIPYGSRTIAVSEAEAHLRHLVKRGRAEAVAGSDPVAYIAAAG
- a CDS encoding PaaI family thioesterase, encoding MRQEVGESGFRPLSVVACSMWLMEMEPEPEMETETRRRGLFWDVQAGRVPPPPAATLLGWELVRADPERGTIEVAFHAGDQFTNPVGVIQGGFLAAMLDDTLGPALVASLPENQFAPTLDLHVQFLRPARPGRLVGRGRVVQRGKEVCFLAGELVDPEGKTVAVATATARIQTVRR
- a CDS encoding prenyltransferase/squalene oxidase repeat-containing protein, which translates into the protein MPVRRSAAALTAASAVLAVAAAPAATAAPTPSPSAALPAGLYGTNDPAYDGVWRQSLALLAQDVVKTVPAEQAVGWLAGQQCDNGGFASYRADVSRPCDAKTMLDTNATAAAVQALHALGGHRGAVDKGLGWLKSVQNEDGGWSYNPGMPSDANSTSVVIGAFAAAEARPGEVRSKSGKGPFDALVTFAVPCSDPSGGGAFAYQPDKAGKLLANGDATAAAVLAGLGRGLVVSGAEPDGSPATCQAPAKATAEQSARNGAAYLAGALAKTGHLDSPPMPGADDPAPQPDFGNTADAVVALSAAGHGDKADRSVEWLAENSAGWAKDGGPAAYAQLILAAHAHGDDPRDFGGADLVRQLNATGPAPVSTTAPPAPKAQRDAAEEDKGGDSAGIWWMVGAGVAAGAGIGILLSGRRKNRQR
- a CDS encoding SCO2322 family protein → MIGGRLTALVVALGAVLAAPGVTGQAQAAGYRYWSFWQTGGSGWAYATQGPATARPADGTVDGYRFSVSADSQDASKPRSAPSFPELCADTPARPGAKRVGVVIDFGTGADAPAGEKPPSAQASGCASLPADATSAEALAAVAGPLRYDSAALLCAISGYPATGCGEQVSAGERASAEPGASSPSAGQGPEGGSGAGADEAGADEAGATGAGADGAGAAAGKDTGEDTGEDTGEGATAAEGAEEGPSLGLFAGVAAVLALGGAAFWQSRRRG
- a CDS encoding cobalt ABC transporter permease: MSRPPLPAPAGGAARPHGARRPGRLLGGVPCPAPAGRARGAEGGDGGGGGAEEPAGRARGAETEPGTGAGSTSTGGRRGYRRPTAERPPPGGSLRAPGADRSNALHAGAWWVWALGLATAASRTTNPLLLGLLVGVAGYVVAARRTDSPWARSYGAFVKLGLAVVAVRLVFSTVLGSPIPGTHVLVTLPEAPLPDWAQGVRIGGRVTLEQTLFALYDGAKLATLLICLGAANALANPARLLKSLPGALYEAGVAVVVAMTFAPNMVADVLRLRAARRLRGRPAGGVRAVLQIGVPVLEGALERSVAVAASMDARGYGRTARVPPAVRHTTTALVLGGLLGVCAGSYGLLAAEGAGYGLPVLLGGFAAALGGLWLGGRRQLRTRYRPDRWGPRAWLVAGSGAAVAALMIRAETYAPGALHPGVVPLTVPALPLWPAVAVLLGLLPAFAAPVPPKEPSS